Proteins encoded together in one Desulfuromonadales bacterium window:
- a CDS encoding AAA family ATPase, whose protein sequence is MARKVFVAATGQDIGKTTTCLALLHLAQKKYHRVGFIKPLGPKPTMLRGVPMDKDAALVAQVFGLGKDLRHMSPVVLYPGSTREMVDGKISVADLEIRIVKACSELERKCDFLIIEGTGHAGVGSILKLSNARVARMLDAPVLIVTGGGIGNVVDAVQMNLALFEKEGAEVRAILANKLIPEKRDMILDYLVRAFAEEPFQVLGGFNYQPILANPTLRRISRLLDLPLHGNRREAKRIINHVQIGAASTQRVAELLKDSSLLIVTSSRDELLVTLANLYHIPEYRSKIVGLVIPGIIPVGRITQQILDRSNIPYLRTQSHTTAELYQTIAEDVSKLTPEDAEKLALVRQLAERRFDFDALDALFADR, encoded by the coding sequence ATGGCGCGTAAGGTTTTTGTTGCTGCCACGGGACAGGATATCGGAAAAACCACCACCTGTCTTGCCCTGCTGCATCTGGCGCAGAAAAAATATCACCGGGTCGGTTTCATCAAGCCCCTGGGCCCCAAGCCAACCATGTTGAGGGGGGTGCCCATGGACAAGGATGCCGCGCTGGTCGCCCAGGTATTTGGCCTGGGCAAGGACCTTCGCCACATGTCGCCGGTGGTGCTTTATCCGGGCTCGACCCGGGAGATGGTGGACGGGAAGATCTCCGTTGCCGACCTCGAGATCCGGATCGTGAAGGCCTGCAGCGAGCTGGAAAGGAAGTGCGACTTTCTGATCATCGAGGGGACCGGCCATGCCGGGGTCGGCTCGATTCTGAAGCTTTCCAACGCCCGCGTTGCGCGGATGCTCGATGCACCGGTCCTGATAGTGACCGGCGGCGGCATCGGAAACGTGGTCGACGCGGTCCAGATGAACCTGGCTCTTTTCGAGAAGGAGGGGGCCGAGGTGCGGGCGATCCTGGCCAACAAGCTGATTCCCGAGAAGCGCGACATGATACTCGACTACCTGGTGCGGGCTTTTGCGGAAGAGCCGTTTCAGGTGCTGGGCGGGTTCAACTACCAGCCGATCCTGGCCAACCCGACCCTGCGGCGCATCTCCCGGCTCCTCGACCTGCCGCTGCACGGCAACCGGCGCGAGGCCAAGCGCATCATCAACCATGTGCAGATCGGGGCGGCCTCCACCCAGCGGGTCGCCGAGCTGCTCAAGGATTCGTCCCTGCTGATCGTCACCAGCAGCCGGGATGAACTGCTGGTCACCCTGGCCAACCTCTATCATATTCCCGAATACCGCAGCAAAATCGTCGGTCTGGTCATCCCCGGAATCATCCCGGTCGGCCGGATTACGCAGCAGATTCTCGACCGCAGCAACATTCCTTACCTGCGCACCCAGAGTCACACCACCGCCGAACTCTACCAGACCATTGCCGAGGATGTCTCCAAGCTCACCCCGGAGGATGCCGAAAAGCTCGCCTTGGTACGCCAGTTGGCTGAGCGGCGTTTCGATTTCGATGCTCTGGATGCTCTCTTCGCCGATCGATAA
- a CDS encoding EAL domain-containing protein, translating to MGKPAVHRKPAGRRLALQIVAVYLLVGAAWIISARKLIFNRNIDPNQLSLLHTLEGWAFLLSTAFLFYLLISRHLRVILHREAEEKDALVSDITVQKHLVEALDQAREHYRLLFEHIAQGVVYRDGEGRILAVNPAAERILGIPGAELLGRTSIDPQGKALRADGTPLSQQERPFRVALDSGREVRDEVIGLFNPQEGAYRWVSVDTVPQIQPGATEPFQILSTLNDITERRLVEEKVQNLAFYDSLTGLPNRRLLLDRLSQAMAQANREGKLLGLAFLDLDHFKTINDTLGHASGDTLLRAVAERLQQCIRKSDTVARLGGDEFVVILTNLEHADGAAAIAEKILEIFIQPFRLGEREIFTSTSIGLALYPLDAGNGEELLSRADMAMYRAKERGRNLFQFFAPQMNEEAMQRLVLHNELNRALLHSELLLFFQDKISLATGDIIGVEALLRWRHPERGLLRPADFLPLAEESGLIIPIGEWVLRTACIQGMTWQRMGLPALRIAINVSGRQLRHGDLVETVSRALAETGFPAASLELEFREESLLEETEQAPAALAALRKLGVSCALDDFGTGLSAIGRIRTFPLDRINIHHSLIQNFATAENTGLIQGIIDLAHNLRLQVIAEGVETEEQKLFLQSLGCDEVQGFHFRLPVPAEELTERLSLCRTGSAP from the coding sequence ATGGGGAAACCTGCCGTCCATCGGAAACCCGCTGGCCGCCGCCTGGCCCTGCAGATCGTCGCCGTTTACCTTCTCGTCGGAGCGGCATGGATCATTTCCGCCCGCAAACTCATCTTTAACCGGAACATCGATCCGAATCAGCTGTCCCTGCTGCACACTCTCGAGGGGTGGGCCTTCCTCCTGTCCACCGCCTTTCTCTTCTACCTTCTCATTTCCCGCCACCTGCGGGTCATCCTGCACCGGGAGGCGGAAGAAAAGGATGCCCTGGTCTCGGACATCACCGTGCAAAAACACCTGGTGGAAGCCCTCGACCAGGCCCGGGAGCACTATCGGCTGCTTTTCGAACACATCGCCCAGGGAGTCGTCTACCGGGACGGCGAGGGGCGAATCCTCGCCGTCAACCCGGCCGCCGAAAGGATCCTCGGCATTCCCGGCGCAGAACTTCTCGGCCGCACCTCCATCGACCCTCAGGGGAAGGCCCTGCGCGCCGACGGTACTCCTCTTTCCCAGCAGGAACGGCCCTTCCGGGTCGCCCTCGACTCCGGCAGGGAAGTGCGGGACGAGGTCATCGGCCTGTTCAACCCGCAGGAAGGCGCCTATCGCTGGGTCAGCGTCGACACCGTCCCCCAGATTCAGCCGGGGGCGACGGAGCCCTTCCAGATTCTCAGCACCCTCAACGACATCACCGAGCGCCGACTGGTCGAGGAAAAGGTCCAGAACCTGGCCTTCTACGACAGCCTGACCGGGCTCCCCAACCGGCGACTCCTTCTCGACCGCCTCAGCCAGGCAATGGCCCAGGCGAACCGGGAAGGGAAGCTGCTCGGCCTCGCCTTCCTCGATCTCGACCATTTCAAAACCATCAACGACACCCTGGGCCATGCCAGCGGTGACACCCTGCTGAGGGCGGTGGCGGAGAGGCTGCAGCAGTGCATTCGGAAAAGCGACACCGTCGCCCGCCTGGGCGGCGATGAATTCGTTGTGATCCTCACCAACCTGGAACACGCCGACGGTGCGGCCGCCATCGCCGAAAAGATCCTGGAAATTTTCATTCAACCCTTCCGGCTGGGGGAGCGAGAGATATTCACCTCGACCAGCATCGGCCTCGCCCTTTACCCTCTCGACGCGGGAAATGGCGAGGAGCTTCTGAGCCGAGCCGACATGGCCATGTACCGGGCCAAAGAGAGGGGGCGCAACCTCTTCCAGTTTTTTGCCCCCCAGATGAACGAGGAAGCGATGCAGCGACTGGTCCTGCACAATGAGCTGAATCGCGCCCTGCTCCATAGTGAACTGCTCCTCTTTTTTCAGGACAAGATCAGCCTGGCAACCGGCGACATTATCGGGGTGGAAGCCCTGCTGCGCTGGCGCCATCCTGAACGGGGGCTGTTGCGGCCTGCCGACTTCCTCCCGCTGGCCGAGGAGTCGGGGCTCATCATCCCCATCGGTGAATGGGTTCTGCGCACCGCCTGCATCCAGGGGATGACCTGGCAACGAATGGGCCTGCCCGCCCTGCGCATCGCCATCAATGTCTCCGGACGTCAGCTGCGCCACGGCGACCTGGTCGAAACGGTGAGCCGCGCCCTGGCGGAGACGGGTTTCCCTGCCGCCAGTCTGGAACTGGAGTTCCGGGAGGAGAGTCTGCTTGAGGAAACGGAGCAGGCTCCGGCGGCCCTCGCGGCGCTGCGAAAGCTGGGGGTGAGCTGCGCCCTCGACGACTTCGGCACCGGCCTCTCGGCGATAGGGCGCATCCGCACCTTTCCCCTCGACCGGATCAATATCCACCATTCCCTGATCCAAAACTTCGCCACTGCAGAGAACACCGGCTTGATTCAGGGGATCATCGACCTGGCCCACAACCTGCGCTTGCAGGTCATCGCCGAAGGGGTGGAAACCGAGGAACAGAAACTTTTCCTGCAGAGCCTCGGCTGCGATGAGGTTCAGGGGTTCCATTTCCGTCTTCCCGTCCCCGCCGAGGAGCTGACCGAGCGCCTGTCCCTCTGCCGCACGGGTAGTGCCCCTTGA